Below is a genomic region from Saccopteryx bilineata isolate mSacBil1 chromosome 8, mSacBil1_pri_phased_curated, whole genome shotgun sequence.
CCACTCCTGCCCCAGTCCAGCAAGCTGCACACCCTCCTGCTGCGGGACAACAACATGGGCTTCTACAGGGACCTGTACAACACCTCGTCGCCAAAGGAGATGGTGGCCCAGTTCCTCCTCGTGGATGGCAACACGACCAACATCACCACAGTAAACCTTTGGGAAGAGTTTGCTTCCAGCGACCTTGCAGGTCTGCGCTTCCTGGATATGAGCCAGAACCAGTTCCAATATTTGCCTAATGGCTTCCTAAGGAAAATGCCTTCCCTCTCCCACCTGAACCTCAACCAGAATTGCCTGATGACGCTCCACATCCAGGAGCACGAGCCGCCAGGAACGCTCCTGGAGCTGGACCTGAGCCAGAACCAGCTGTCCGAGCTGCGCTTGGCTCCGGGGCCCCCCGGCTGCTTGAGGAGCCTCCGGGCGTTCAACCTGAGCTCCAACCAGCTGCTGGGCGTCCCGACTGGCCTTTTTGCTGAAGCCAGTAACATCACTACAGTTGACATGAGCCACAACCAGATCTCACTTTGTCCCCAGCCAGCTGGCTTAGACCACGTGGACCCCCCCAGCTGCGTGGATTTCAGGAACGTGGCGTCTTTGAGGAGCCTCTCTCTCGAGGGCTGTGGGCTGGGAGCACTACAGGACCGCTCGTTCCAGGGGACTGCCCTCACCCACTTAGACCTGTCTGGAAATTGGGGGGTTCTGAACAGGAGCATCACCCCTCTTCAGAATATTGCCCCCACGTTACAGATTCTGTCTCTCAGGAACGTGGGCCTCAGTTCCGGCGTCATGGAGCTGGACTTCTCTGGGTTTAGGAATCTGAGGGGCTTGGATCTGTCAGGAAACTCCTTGACCAGCTTCCCCAGGTTCAGGGGCACCCTGGCCCTGCAGACCTTGGATCTCCGCAGGAACGCGCTCACAGCCCTTCCCCAGAGGGCTGTGTCTGTGCAGCTCATGACAAGTCTGCAGACCATCTACCTCAGTCAGAATCCGTATGACTGCTGTAGGGTGGAGGGCTGGGGGACCCTACAGCATCTGCACACCATTGCCGACTTGGCCCTGATCAGTTGCAACCTCTCCTCCAGGATCATTCGCCTGATGGACCTGCCCAGAGCCACGCCTCAGGACTGTAAGTGGGAAAGGGTGGACATGGGCCTGCTCTACCTTGTGCTCATTCTCCCCACCTGCCTCACCCTGCTGGT
It encodes:
- the NRROS gene encoding transforming growth factor beta activator LRRC33, with translation MELLPLWLCLGFHFLTVEWRNRSGMATAASRRGCELVGGVTDCRGQNLASVPSDLPPHSQTLILDANPLKTLWNHSLQLYPLLESLSLHSCRLQLIGRAAFLEQVRLRSLALPDNSLAESYRETAAAFRSLRALQRLDLSGNSLTEDMAALMLQNLSSLESVFLARNTIMRLDDSVFEGLRHLKELDLRRNYIFEIEGGAFGGLTELRHLDLAYNNLPCIVDFSLTQLRSLNVSYNALEWFLASAEEAAFELEVLDLSHNQLLFFPLLPQSSKLHTLLLRDNNMGFYRDLYNTSSPKEMVAQFLLVDGNTTNITTVNLWEEFASSDLAGLRFLDMSQNQFQYLPNGFLRKMPSLSHLNLNQNCLMTLHIQEHEPPGTLLELDLSQNQLSELRLAPGPPGCLRSLRAFNLSSNQLLGVPTGLFAEASNITTVDMSHNQISLCPQPAGLDHVDPPSCVDFRNVASLRSLSLEGCGLGALQDRSFQGTALTHLDLSGNWGVLNRSITPLQNIAPTLQILSLRNVGLSSGVMELDFSGFRNLRGLDLSGNSLTSFPRFRGTLALQTLDLRRNALTALPQRAVSVQLMTSLQTIYLSQNPYDCCRVEGWGTLQHLHTIADLALISCNLSSRIIRLMDLPRATPQDCKWERVDMGLLYLVLILPTCLTLLVACTVIFLTFKKPLLQVIKSRCHWSSIY